In one Neobacillus sp. WH10 genomic region, the following are encoded:
- the flgM gene encoding flagellar biosynthesis anti-sigma factor FlgM encodes MRINDTKYGFYSYQNQKNRSNIENNIKKSNSSSEVKISSLGREISQAMKSEQAQRPNRIEELKKQISNGNYHVDSSKIADKLIEFWKNNSI; translated from the coding sequence ATGCGAATAAATGATACGAAATATGGTTTTTATTCCTATCAAAATCAAAAGAATCGTTCTAACATAGAAAATAATATAAAAAAATCAAACTCTTCATCAGAAGTGAAAATATCTTCACTAGGGAGAGAAATTTCTCAAGCGATGAAATCAGAGCAAGCACAGCGGCCAAACCGAATTGAAGAATTGAAAAAACAGATTTCCAACGGGAACTATCACGTTGATAGCAGTAAAATTGCCGATAAACTAATTGAATTTTGGAAGAATAACTCCATTTAG
- a CDS encoding DUF6470 family protein — MQLPQIRMHQTYAQIGLRTVEPVQEIQQIPADLSIKQYPSKMNIERKPSQFEIDQEQAWNELNLKKISVLSADMAEFSKQEGLEAIAQISQEGDQLARIEHKNDAIASIAAEKGNPEPADFNVAFIPSYGSVKIHYTPSELSINWEQGGTEIEFTPHKPIHNYTPGKTNVYLRQMQDLQIDFVGLNVNYKL; from the coding sequence ATGCAACTACCTCAAATACGAATGCATCAAACCTATGCCCAAATTGGACTACGTACAGTTGAGCCTGTGCAGGAAATCCAACAGATTCCTGCCGATCTATCAATTAAACAGTATCCGTCAAAGATGAATATTGAACGTAAACCATCACAATTTGAAATAGATCAAGAACAGGCTTGGAATGAGTTGAATCTTAAAAAGATTAGTGTGTTAAGTGCTGACATGGCTGAATTTTCCAAACAAGAAGGGTTAGAGGCGATTGCTCAAATTTCTCAAGAGGGAGATCAATTAGCGAGAATTGAACATAAGAACGATGCAATTGCGTCAATTGCCGCAGAAAAAGGTAACCCTGAACCGGCCGATTTCAACGTCGCTTTCATCCCGAGTTACGGCTCAGTGAAAATTCATTATACCCCAAGTGAGTTGTCTATTAACTGGGAACAGGGGGGGACTGAGATTGAATTTACGCCGCATAAGCCAATACACAACTATACTCCGGGAAAGACGAATGTATACCTTCGCCAAATGCAAGATCTTCAAATCGATTTTGTCGGATTAAATGTGAATTATAAATTGTAA
- a CDS encoding Ig-like domain repeat protein yields the protein MVKKFSIFATVLLCFQLVFPLINAFAFELLTPTNLKASQNYPGNITLSWDKVSGASAYRVYKLEAGKQELVKQVTYEFTETTIFGVQEGSSTFAVSAVRNLDETPLSNSVTVEVSYPEMQSPTSISSTILNGNDLTLSWNKAAYATDYKIYQVIDGTRKLVTTTTAVNYTFQNHPEGKYVYEVTSNNSRFGESKVGLRIEVDVNFPIMTSPLVTYTVQNGNDLIFNWQRVNYASNYKVYELIDGTKKLLTTTRLNSHIISNVTEGKHVYEVTAYSDRFGESIEPFKLDFDMVYPKMQAPGSLTYTLSNVNDINLRWAKVEYADKYKLYQNVNGERKLLLTTSALNSTFVNMPEGNYKYELASYSDRFGESSSVANVEFDLTHPVIEAPKNLNITVQNGNDLVLRWDPSDYATGYKVYQIINGERKLITTKLVNAHTLLNMPEGHYTFEVIAYSDRFGESKTASKVEYDLKYPELKAPVLTGTVENESIIILDWTKQDNVTGYNIYEIVNGTKKLVATTTSLQQKLSNQTEGKHIYEVTSYHTRFGESQASNQVTLNIGSNIEVPPVKDTIPPVTISNLADSYYKEDVTVQLTATDNQSGVAKTFYSINESTFKEGTTFTIQDEGKHKVSFYSVDNAGNIEETKTVEVKIDKTAPNTTSNATNSWFKEDFFTLSSSDNVSGVAKTFYSINGSDFVEGTGFKVNEEGVTKVSFYSIDKAGNIEEVKTVDLNIDNIKPITTSNITNSWYKEDVAVLLSPSDHGSGIDKTFYTINGYDLVEGTSFRVSNEGVTKVSFNSIDKAGNIEDVNTVEVKIDKTAPVTTSNVTNSWYKDNVTVLLSPSDNGSGVDKTYYSINGSDFVEGTSFSVTEEGVTKVSFYSVDKAGNIEEVNTVEVNIDKTAPITTSNITDSLYKEDVVLLSPSDDGSGVDKTYYSINGSDFKEGTSFRVSEEGVTKVSFYSIDKAGNIEDVNTVDVNIDSTAPITNSNVKNSWYKEDVAVLLSASDNESGVDKTYYSINGSDFVEGTSFSVSEEGVTKVSFYSVDKAGNIEEVNTVEVNIDKTAPITTSNLTDKDGTVLLSPTDNMSGVDKTYYSINGSDYKEGTSFKVSEDGVTKVSFYSVDKAGNIEDVNTVEVNIDKTAPITTSNVKTSWYKEDVPVLLSATDSGSGVDKTYYSINGYNLVEGTSFRVSNEGVTKVSFNSIDKAGNIEDVNTVEVKIDKTAPITTSNVKNSWYKEDVNVLLSPIDNGSGVDKTYYSINGSDFVEGTSFSVSEEGVTKVSFYSIDKAGNIEEVNTVEVNIDKTAPITTSNITSSLYNEDVPVLLSPTDNGSGVDKTYYSINGSDFKEGTSFSVSEKGVTKVSFYSIDKAGNIEDVNTVEVNIDKTAPITTSNVKNSWYKEDVAVLLSPTDNESGVDKTYYSINGSDFVEGTSFSVSEEGVTKVSFYSIDKAGNIEEVNTVEVNIDKTAPITTSKITNEDGTVLLSPTDNESGVDKTYYSINGSEYKEGTSFKVSEEGVTKVSFYSVDKAGNIEDANTVEVNIDKTAPITTSNVKNSWYKEDVTVLLSPTDNGSGVDKTYYSINGSDYKEGTSFKVSEEGVTKVSFYSVDKAGNIEDKKTVDVKIDKNAPIVVWNLDDEYALGTYLPEYSAIDTVSGIAHEKVTVNGQEITGPIKFDKPGSYTVELTVTDKAGWTTIVKKTINIYVQATIVVNPGIIKTNTGVFTVQVTVPKGIDMKKFDLHSATLNGVSANSGTNGLLQQAKNGQFKFDRDQFTWKPGTVEVEFRGYVDGYLVVGSKTVIVK from the coding sequence ATGGTAAAGAAGTTTTCCATTTTTGCTACTGTACTATTATGTTTTCAATTAGTATTCCCATTAATAAATGCGTTTGCTTTTGAGTTGCTTACCCCAACTAATTTAAAAGCGAGCCAAAACTATCCTGGTAATATTACATTAAGCTGGGATAAAGTTTCTGGAGCTAGTGCGTACCGTGTTTACAAACTAGAAGCAGGCAAGCAAGAACTAGTTAAACAGGTAACTTATGAATTCACAGAGACCACTATCTTTGGTGTACAGGAGGGGAGTAGTACTTTTGCTGTTTCTGCCGTAAGAAATCTTGATGAAACTCCACTTTCAAATAGCGTAACAGTTGAAGTTTCATACCCTGAGATGCAAAGCCCAACAAGCATTTCATCGACCATCCTTAACGGGAATGATTTGACATTAAGCTGGAATAAGGCAGCTTATGCGACGGATTATAAAATTTATCAAGTGATCGATGGTACGAGAAAGCTAGTTACAACCACAACAGCTGTAAATTATACATTCCAAAATCATCCGGAAGGAAAATATGTTTATGAAGTAACATCCAATAATAGCCGATTTGGAGAGTCGAAAGTCGGATTAAGGATTGAAGTAGATGTCAATTTTCCTATCATGACATCACCACTCGTAACGTATACCGTCCAGAATGGGAATGATTTGATTTTTAACTGGCAAAGAGTAAATTATGCTAGTAATTATAAAGTCTATGAACTAATTGACGGAACAAAGAAATTGCTTACAACGACAAGATTAAACAGTCATATTATTTCAAATGTTACAGAAGGCAAGCATGTATACGAAGTCACCGCATATAGTGATCGCTTCGGTGAATCAATAGAACCATTTAAGTTGGACTTTGATATGGTTTATCCGAAAATGCAAGCTCCTGGCAGCCTAACTTACACATTATCGAATGTAAATGATATCAATCTTAGATGGGCAAAAGTAGAATATGCAGATAAGTATAAATTATATCAGAATGTAAATGGTGAGAGGAAGTTATTATTAACTACTTCTGCATTGAATTCAACATTCGTTAATATGCCAGAAGGCAATTATAAGTATGAATTAGCATCTTATAGTGACCGTTTCGGGGAATCATCATCGGTGGCAAATGTTGAATTTGATTTAACTCATCCAGTTATAGAAGCACCTAAGAATTTAAATATTACCGTTCAAAACGGAAATGATTTAGTCTTAAGATGGGATCCTTCCGATTATGCAACTGGTTATAAGGTTTATCAAATTATTAATGGCGAGCGTAAATTAATCACAACCAAGCTTGTAAATGCACACACTTTATTAAATATGCCGGAAGGACACTATACATTTGAAGTAATTGCATATAGTGACCGTTTTGGTGAATCCAAAACAGCATCTAAGGTAGAATACGATCTCAAGTATCCGGAATTGAAAGCCCCAGTTTTAACAGGAACCGTTGAGAATGAATCCATTATCATTTTAGATTGGACAAAGCAAGACAATGTGACTGGGTATAATATTTATGAAATTGTCAACGGAACAAAAAAATTGGTAGCAACAACAACAAGTCTTCAACAAAAGCTTTCCAACCAGACTGAAGGGAAGCATATATATGAGGTCACTTCCTATCATACTCGTTTTGGAGAATCTCAAGCTTCTAATCAAGTCACTTTGAATATTGGTTCAAATATAGAGGTGCCTCCTGTAAAGGATACCATTCCGCCTGTTACAATTTCAAACCTAGCAGACTCTTACTACAAAGAAGATGTAACTGTTCAACTGACTGCTACAGATAACCAAAGCGGAGTGGCTAAAACCTTCTATTCTATTAATGAATCAACATTTAAAGAAGGTACTACCTTTACAATCCAGGATGAAGGGAAGCACAAAGTTTCCTTTTACAGCGTTGATAATGCAGGAAACATTGAAGAAACGAAGACAGTAGAAGTAAAAATCGACAAGACTGCGCCAAATACAACCTCGAATGCAACAAATTCTTGGTTTAAGGAAGATTTTTTCACTTTATCTTCATCAGACAATGTGAGTGGCGTTGCAAAAACTTTCTATTCTATAAACGGTTCTGATTTTGTAGAAGGAACAGGCTTTAAGGTGAATGAAGAAGGAGTAACGAAAGTATCCTTCTATAGCATAGATAAAGCGGGTAACATCGAAGAAGTTAAGACCGTTGATTTGAATATCGACAATATCAAACCAATTACGACCTCTAATATAACCAATTCTTGGTATAAAGAAGACGTAGCTGTCCTTTTATCTCCATCTGACCATGGAAGTGGTATTGATAAAACCTTCTATACTATTAATGGTTATGATCTTGTGGAAGGAACAAGCTTTAGAGTGAGTAATGAAGGCGTAACGAAGGTCTCCTTCAATAGTATAGATAAAGCAGGTAATATCGAAGACGTTAACACAGTTGAAGTGAAAATCGACAAGACCGCACCAGTTACTACTTCTAATGTTACAAATTCTTGGTATAAAGACAACGTAACTGTCCTTTTATCTCCATCAGACAATGGAAGTGGCGTTGATAAAACCTACTATTCTATTAATGGTTCGGATTTTGTGGAAGGAACAAGTTTTTCTGTCACCGAGGAAGGCGTAACGAAGGTATCTTTCTATAGTGTAGATAAGGCAGGTAACATCGAAGAAGTTAACACTGTTGAAGTAAATATCGACAAGACCGCGCCAATTACGACCTCTAATATAACAGATTCTTTGTATAAAGAAGACGTTGTTCTTTTATCTCCATCAGACGATGGAAGTGGCGTTGATAAAACCTACTATTCTATTAATGGTTCTGATTTTAAGGAAGGAACAAGCTTTAGAGTGAGTGAAGAAGGCGTAACGAAGGTCTCCTTCTATAGTATAGATAAAGCAGGTAACATCGAAGACGTTAACACCGTTGATGTGAACATCGACAGCACCGCACCAATTACGAATTCTAATGTTAAAAATTCTTGGTACAAAGAAGACGTAGCTGTCCTTTTATCGGCATCAGACAATGAGAGTGGGGTTGATAAAACCTACTATTCTATTAATGGTTCGGATTTTGTGGAAGGAACAAGCTTTTCTGTGAGCGAGGAAGGTGTAACGAAGGTATCTTTCTATAGTGTAGATAAGGCAGGTAACATCGAAGAAGTTAATACAGTTGAAGTAAATATCGACAAGACCGCGCCAATTACTACATCTAATTTAACAGATAAAGACGGAACCGTCCTTTTATCACCAACAGACAATATGAGTGGCGTAGATAAAACCTACTATTCTATTAATGGTTCTGATTATAAGGAAGGAACAAGCTTTAAGGTGAGTGAAGATGGCGTAACGAAGGTATCTTTCTATAGTGTAGATAAGGCAGGTAACATCGAAGACGTTAACACCGTTGAAGTGAATATCGACAAGACCGCACCAATTACGACTTCTAATGTAAAAACTTCTTGGTATAAAGAAGACGTACCTGTCCTTTTATCGGCAACAGACAGTGGAAGTGGCGTTGATAAAACCTACTATTCTATTAATGGTTATAATCTTGTGGAAGGAACAAGCTTTAGGGTGAGTAATGAAGGCGTAACGAAGGTATCCTTCAATAGTATAGATAAAGCAGGTAATATCGAAGACGTTAACACAGTTGAAGTGAAAATCGACAAGACCGCACCAATTACAACTTCTAATGTTAAAAATTCTTGGTATAAAGAAGACGTAAATGTCCTTTTATCGCCAATAGACAATGGAAGTGGCGTTGATAAAACCTACTATTCTATTAATGGTTCTGATTTTGTAGAAGGAACAAGCTTTTCTGTGAGCGAGGAAGGTGTAACGAAAGTCTCATTCTATAGTATAGACAAAGCGGGTAACATCGAAGAAGTTAACACTGTTGAAGTAAATATCGACAAGACCGCGCCAATTACGACCTCTAATATTACAAGTTCTTTGTATAATGAAGACGTACCTGTCCTTTTATCGCCAACAGACAATGGAAGTGGCGTTGATAAAACCTACTATTCCATTAATGGTTCTGATTTTAAGGAAGGTACAAGCTTTAGTGTGAGTGAAAAAGGCGTAACGAAGGTCTCCTTCTATAGTATAGATAAGGCAGGTAACATCGAAGACGTTAACACAGTTGAAGTGAACATCGACAAGACCGCACCAATTACGACTTCTAATGTGAAAAATTCTTGGTATAAAGAAGACGTAGCTGTCCTTTTATCGCCAACAGACAATGAGAGTGGCGTTGATAAAACCTACTATTCTATTAATGGTTCTGATTTTGTGGAAGGAACAAGCTTTTCTGTGAGCGAGGAAGGTGTAACGAAAGTCTCATTCTATAGTATAGATAAAGCGGGTAACATCGAAGAAGTTAATACTGTTGAAGTAAATATCGACAAGACCGCGCCAATTACGACCTCTAAAATAACAAATGAAGATGGAACTGTCCTTTTATCGCCAACAGACAATGAGAGTGGCGTTGATAAAACCTACTATTCCATTAATGGTTCTGAATATAAAGAAGGAACAAGCTTTAAGGTTAGTGAAGAAGGCGTAACGAAGGTATCTTTCTATAGTGTAGATAAGGCAGGTAACATCGAAGACGCTAACACAGTTGAAGTGAATATCGACAAAACCGCACCAATTACGACTTCTAATGTTAAAAATTCTTGGTATAAAGAAGATGTAACTGTCCTTTTATCGCCAACAGACAATGGTAGTGGCGTTGATAAAACCTACTATTCCATTAATGGTTCTGATTATAAGGAAGGAACAAGCTTTAAGGTGAGTGAAGAAGGTGTAACAAAGGTATCTTTCTATAGTGTAGATAAGGCCGGGAACATCGAAGATAAAAAGACCGTTGACGTAAAGATTGATAAAAATGCGCCAATTGTCGTCTGGAATCTTGATGATGAGTATGCACTAGGAACATACCTGCCGGAATATTCGGCTATTGATACTGTTTCGGGTATTGCTCATGAAAAGGTTACAGTAAACGGACAGGAAATCACAGGTCCAATTAAGTTTGATAAACCAGGATCTTACACTGTAGAGTTAACCGTAACTGATAAAGCAGGGTGGACAACAATAGTGAAAAAGACAATAAATATATACGTTCAAGCAACTATTGTTGTAAATCCAGGTATTATTAAAACTAACACTGGTGTGTTTACTGTTCAAGTAACAGTGCCAAAAGGCATTGACATGAAAAAATTCGATCTACACAGTGCAACATTAAATGGAGTTTCCGCTAATTCAGGAACTAACGGATTACTGCAGCAAGCTAAAAATGGTCAATTTAAGTTTGATCGTGATCAATTTACTTGGAAGCCAGGAACAGTAGAGGTTGAGTTCCGTGGATACGTAGATGGATATCTTGTTGTCGGAAGCAAGACCGTAATAGTCAAATAG
- the fliD gene encoding flagellar filament capping protein FliD has translation MVNLTTHVSGLASGLDTEKIVSDMMKVNRVPLDKLQQAKTLNTWKTAAYREVNLKIASFRDAMQDLRLQGTFNAQKATSSNASLDVSMAGESKLLNFTISEAKLATLGTSSSVSFDTKIGKGTDKIDPNATADLTFKLNGTEITIPKDSNFDQAIAQINSKSADTNVKVANVGGSLVFSSTDAGAGKPITISDSSPDMQSLLKITNGATNAIDPVDQFSAGTFTNGAPAESGYVVINGTKITVSDNTFTYDGVQIKLKAAVSVDNPATVNVVSDTDKIFDKLKTFVDKYNELINDLNDKLSESKNRNFPPLTEAQKKDMKEADIKLWEDKAKSGLLANDPAIRQFLTQLRSSMSEIIKGEGINPSFDSLPEIGITTSKDYKDNGKLVLDESKLKSLLTTNLTDIQKMFSNKFETDNPNDTTITSADKHKNSGYAFRVYDRIGDIISQLKVKAGAPGTISVNSVLGKEAASIDERMVKVQNRVYAQEQALWTKFNAMEKALQQLNSQSSFWYNQLGQ, from the coding sequence ATGGTTAATTTGACAACACATGTATCCGGATTAGCATCAGGTTTGGATACAGAAAAAATAGTAAGTGACATGATGAAGGTAAATAGAGTTCCTTTAGATAAACTGCAACAAGCGAAAACGCTTAACACATGGAAAACTGCGGCCTATCGAGAAGTCAACTTGAAAATAGCTAGTTTCAGAGACGCAATGCAGGATTTAAGACTGCAAGGAACGTTTAACGCACAAAAAGCGACTTCAAGCAATGCAAGTCTTGATGTTTCAATGGCTGGTGAGTCTAAACTTCTAAACTTCACGATTTCAGAAGCAAAACTTGCTACATTGGGAACAAGTAGTTCGGTAAGTTTTGACACGAAAATAGGAAAAGGGACGGACAAAATTGACCCTAATGCAACCGCTGACTTAACGTTTAAACTTAATGGAACTGAAATCACCATACCTAAAGATAGTAATTTTGATCAGGCGATTGCACAGATCAATTCGAAAAGTGCAGACACAAATGTCAAAGTTGCAAATGTAGGGGGTTCATTAGTATTTTCATCCACTGATGCAGGCGCAGGTAAACCAATTACGATATCCGATTCTAGCCCTGATATGCAGTCACTATTAAAGATTACCAACGGAGCTACAAACGCTATTGATCCAGTTGATCAGTTTTCTGCTGGTACATTTACTAACGGGGCGCCTGCTGAGTCAGGATATGTTGTCATCAATGGTACAAAAATCACTGTATCCGATAACACGTTCACATATGATGGTGTTCAAATCAAATTAAAAGCAGCGGTTTCTGTGGATAACCCAGCTACTGTAAATGTTGTTTCAGATACAGATAAGATCTTTGACAAATTGAAGACATTTGTTGATAAATACAATGAGCTTATAAATGATTTAAATGACAAACTTTCTGAGAGTAAAAACCGTAACTTCCCACCTTTAACTGAGGCACAAAAGAAAGATATGAAAGAAGCAGATATTAAGTTATGGGAGGATAAAGCAAAAAGTGGTCTACTCGCAAATGATCCTGCGATCCGTCAATTCCTTACACAGCTTCGTTCAAGCATGAGTGAAATTATTAAAGGAGAAGGGATTAATCCATCTTTTGACTCACTGCCAGAAATCGGAATCACAACTAGCAAGGATTATAAAGACAATGGTAAATTAGTTTTAGATGAGTCTAAGCTAAAATCACTGTTGACTACTAATCTGACTGATATCCAAAAAATGTTTTCCAACAAGTTCGAGACTGATAATCCGAATGATACAACTATAACAAGTGCTGACAAACACAAAAATAGTGGATATGCGTTCAGGGTTTATGATCGGATTGGCGACATTATATCACAACTAAAAGTAAAAGCTGGGGCACCAGGAACGATTTCTGTTAACAGCGTATTAGGAAAAGAGGCTGCCTCCATTGACGAAAGAATGGTAAAAGTTCAGAACCGAGTATATGCGCAAGAGCAAGCCTTATGGACAAAATTTAACGCTATGGAAAAAGCCCTGCAACAACTAAATAGTCAGAGTTCATTTTGGTATAACCAACTTGGGCAATAG
- the flaG gene encoding flagellar protein FlaG, producing MIEKISSSSGPAMDLSMNKNSFNLRGNSNNQQDQFMQEQEKEKAEKIMNSMNDFLKASNTHLKFEFHEALQEYYVAVVDDITNEVVKEIPPKKFLDMYAAMTKCLGLLIDRKV from the coding sequence ATGATTGAAAAAATATCAAGTTCTAGTGGTCCAGCAATGGATCTTTCTATGAATAAAAATTCATTTAATTTAAGAGGAAATTCGAATAACCAGCAAGATCAGTTTATGCAGGAACAAGAGAAAGAAAAAGCTGAAAAAATAATGAATAGTATGAACGATTTTTTAAAAGCTTCGAATACTCACTTAAAATTTGAGTTCCATGAGGCTTTACAAGAATACTATGTTGCGGTTGTTGATGATATAACGAATGAAGTCGTGAAAGAAATTCCTCCCAAAAAATTCTTAGATATGTATGCGGCAATGACAAAGTGTTTGGGACTATTAATTGATAGAAAAGTATAA
- a CDS encoding flagellar protein FlgN, giving the protein MEYLKMLKHTMETLVDVHKRLLDLVREKQHILIKGDTNDLQNMVNRESLFVVEIQKLEKKRNLLVQEFLEQKGVKGSSFPLEEIIKMEDDTDTNATIIIIAKQLRILIQEITQINESNQQLILTSLSYVQYSMGMLVLKEPAIGYGPNAVNRYSNLLDAKV; this is encoded by the coding sequence ATGGAATATCTAAAAATGTTAAAGCACACAATGGAAACTCTTGTCGATGTCCATAAACGCTTATTGGATTTGGTTAGAGAGAAACAACACATCCTTATTAAGGGTGACACTAATGATCTTCAGAATATGGTCAATCGAGAAAGTTTATTCGTAGTCGAAATTCAAAAACTCGAAAAGAAAAGAAACCTATTAGTCCAAGAGTTTTTGGAGCAGAAGGGCGTTAAGGGTTCGTCCTTCCCCCTTGAGGAAATAATAAAAATGGAAGACGATACTGATACAAATGCCACTATAATAATCATAGCAAAGCAGCTTCGTATTTTGATTCAGGAAATTACCCAAATAAACGAAAGTAACCAACAATTAATCCTTACATCCCTTTCATATGTTCAATACTCTATGGGGATGTTAGTTCTAAAAGAACCAGCTATTGGATATGGACCAAATGCTGTCAATAGATATTCAAACCTATTAGATGCAAAAGTTTAG
- a CDS encoding flagellin produces the protein MRINHNIAALNTHRQLTGATAGQGKSMEKLSSGLRINRAGDDAAGLAISEKMRGQIRGLEMGSKNAQDGISLIQTAEGALNESHTILQRMRELAVQSSNDSNTDADRKELQKEMDQLIGEIDRIGNTTEFNTKKLIDGSKSGVTELLGNVKFDNQGDEALFSAITATNASVAGTAGTEANETINVKITDYDATGGTFSLEWTTQSGETKTITGIADTGGAQTIQTANGSYSLTLGAIGVEDIGKEATFTSRASVEEYKNNALTFQIGANSSQTMNVEINDMRASALHVDNIDVSSAASAEASISAINKAVEDVSAQRSKLGAFQNRLEHTINNLGTSQENLTAAESRIRDVDMAKEMMEQTKNSILAQAAQAMLAQANQQPQGVLQLLR, from the coding sequence ATGCGTATTAATCACAACATTGCAGCACTTAACACACACCGCCAGTTAACAGGTGCAACAGCTGGTCAAGGTAAATCAATGGAAAAATTATCATCAGGTCTTCGTATTAATCGTGCCGGTGATGATGCAGCTGGATTAGCAATCTCTGAAAAAATGCGAGGCCAAATTCGCGGTCTTGAAATGGGTTCAAAGAACGCTCAAGATGGCATCTCATTAATTCAAACAGCTGAAGGTGCATTAAATGAATCACATACAATTCTTCAACGTATGCGTGAATTAGCGGTTCAATCATCAAATGATTCTAACACTGATGCTGATCGTAAAGAATTGCAAAAAGAAATGGATCAACTTATTGGCGAAATCGACCGCATTGGTAATACAACTGAATTTAACACAAAGAAACTGATTGATGGTTCAAAAAGTGGTGTAACCGAGCTGTTAGGCAACGTTAAATTTGACAACCAAGGTGACGAAGCATTATTCAGTGCAATAACTGCTACTAACGCATCTGTAGCAGGAACGGCTGGTACTGAAGCAAATGAAACAATTAATGTAAAAATTACAGATTACGATGCTACTGGAGGTACATTCAGCTTAGAATGGACTACTCAAAGCGGTGAAACAAAAACAATTACAGGTATTGCTGATACAGGTGGAGCACAAACAATTCAAACAGCTAATGGTAGCTATTCATTAACTTTAGGTGCAATTGGCGTTGAAGATATCGGTAAAGAAGCAACCTTCACTTCTCGTGCCTCTGTAGAAGAATATAAAAATAACGCATTAACGTTCCAAATTGGAGCAAACTCTTCACAAACAATGAATGTTGAAATTAATGACATGAGAGCTTCAGCTCTTCATGTAGACAATATTGATGTAAGTTCAGCAGCTTCTGCTGAGGCTTCAATCTCTGCTATTAATAAAGCAGTTGAAGATGTTTCTGCACAACGTTCCAAATTAGGTGCATTCCAAAACCGCTTAGAACACACTATTAACAACCTAGGAACATCTCAAGAAAACTTAACAGCTGCTGAGTCTCGTATTCGTGATGTAGATATGGCAAAAGAAATGATGGAACAAACGAAAAACTCAATTCTTGCTCAAGCTGCTCAAGCAATGCTTGCTCAAGCGAACCAACAGCCTCAAGGTGTATTACAACTTCTTCGTTAA